The genomic window GATTCTACGAGCCACGCGCTCACCGCCGCCCGCGAGCTGCGCCAGGAGCTGCAGGGATTACGCTTGCAGGCGGGCATCGGCGTGGCTTCAGGCCACGTGGTGGCAGGGCACATTGGCGGGCATGACCGCTTCGAGTACACCGTGATCGGCGATGCTGTGAACACCGCCGCGCGCCTCACCGAGATTGCCAAGGACACCCCTGGGCGCGTGCTCACCAACGCCTCCACCCTCGAAAGCGCCAATGAGGCGGAGCAGGCCCGCTGGACGCTGATGAAGTCGGTGGAGCTACGCGGTAGGAATTTGATGACGCAACTCGCCCGCCCAATCAGGCCCACCTTGGCGGATCGCTCGGATTAAACCTAACCCCCGGCTACAGCTTTAAAAAGGCGCTAGCCGGGGGGTTATTTGTTTTAGCACTCGTAGGCGATATGCATGCGCCCATTGTTTGGGTCGCGGTTGATCTTTGCCCGAACCCCGAAGATCTCTTGGATGGTCTCTGGGTGCAACACCTCTTCCGTGGCGCCCGCTACTGCCACTTTGCCGTCTTTGAGCAACATGAGGCTATCGCAGAACATCGCGGCGAGATTGAGATCATGCAAGGCCACCACGCAGGTGGCATCAAGGGAGCGAACTAGGCGGAGGATTTCCAGCTGGTGTTGGATATCGAGGTGGTTGGTGGGTTCGTCGAGAAGCAGCTCTTTGGGCTCTTGAGCCAAGGCGCGCGCAATGTGAACACGCTGTTGCTCGCCACCGGAAAGCTGATGCCAGGAACGATCCTGTAAGTGCGTGACCCCAGTTCTTTCCATGGCGGCCTCGATGGCTGCTTGATCTGCGCGCTGCTCTGCAGCGATGAGGGAACGAAATGGGATACGCCCTAAGGCCACTACCTCGCGCACCGACATGTTCAGCTCAGTGCCCACATGCTGGCTTACCACCGCGATGTGCTTGGCTCGTTCTTTGCGCCCAATGCTGTGCAAATCGCGTTGGTTTAATAGCACCCTGCCTTCGGTGGGACGCACCTCGCCGTGCAGGAGGCGCAGGAAGGAGGATTTGCCTGAGCCATTGGGGCCGAGCAGACCCACGGTGGTGTTGGGCTCTGGTGTAAGCGACACACCGTTGACTACTAGGTTGTTGCCGCGCTTCCAGCTCACTTCGTGTGCTTGCAGGCTCATGCTCGCCTCCTTGCCATTAAGAAGACGAACACCGGTACGCCCACGAGAGCGGTGCCCACACCGGCTGGCAATGGGGTTGGGGCAAACGCGAGGCGGGAGAAGACATCCACCCACACCATGAACACCGCACCGACGACGATGGTGACGGGGATGACCTTGAGGTGTTGAGCGGTGCCCAGCAATAGCCTTGCTACGTGCGGCAGCACCAAGCCTAAGAAGCCGATAGCTCCGGTGATTGATACCAAGGTGGCGGTGATAAGTGCGCACAGCCCGAGTAGGAGCAGCCGGATCCTGGTCACGTTAATGCCCAGGGTGGATGCGATGGTATCGCCAAAGGCGAAGGCGTCGAGCACGCGCGCAAAGTACAGGCAGAGCAGCGTGCCCAATACGACCACCACGGCGGCGATGCGAACATCGAACCAGCGGATGCCTTCAAGGGAGCCGAGAAGCCAGAACATCACGCCGCGAGCCTCATCGGAATCTGCGAAGGCAAATACCAGCAGCGAAGTCAGCGCGGAGAAGAGCTGGGTTGCAGCGATGCCGGCAAGCAGCACTTTTTCCGTTGTCCCACCACAAAACCGAGCCAGCAGCAGCACTAGGCCGAAGGCGATGAGCGAGCCGACGAAGGCACCGGAAGAAAGGCTTAAGCGTGATGCTCCAAGGCCGAAGATGCCCACCACCACGGCTCCGGTGGAGGCACCAGAGGAAACACCCAGGATATAGGGATCTGCCAGTGGGTTTCGCAGCAGCGACTGCATAATCACACCGCACAGGCCCAAGCCTGCGCCGCATAAGGCGGCGAGGATGGCGCGCGGGAGGCGTTCTTCCCAGACGATGGCATCTTTGATATTCCGAACCGGGATATCGGCACCGAGCAGGTGGTTGGCCAGCACATCACGCACGTTCACGGCACTGACCGCCGCAGGCCCTAACACGGTGGCCCCGAGCAGGGAGGCGGCGATGAGGACGCAGGCAAGCAGCGTGAGCGCTCCAACACCGAGAATGTGGCGAAAGCGATGGGGTGCAGCGTTCACAATTCGCCTTAGCGCTGATCGTGTTCGCGCAAGTATTCAGCAATCTTTTCCAAGCCATCAACAAAGCGGATGGATGGGTTCAGCTCTGCACCGTGCAGTGCGATGTAGCGCTCTTCCTTGACTGCCTTCATGTTCTTGGTCAGCGGATCCTTGGCCAGGAACTCCTTTTTGTCTTTCAAACGGTCCCCGGGGAAGCGATCGCGTTCAAGATCGCCAAGCACCAGGATGTCTGGCTGCTTATCGGCTACGTCCTCCCAGGTCACTGCTGGCCAGTCTTCTTTGTCTTGGGCGTAGACGTTGCTCAGACCGGTCATGTTCGCCAGCATCTGGGGTTCGCTTTGGCCGCCGGCCATATAGGGGGTCTTGGTATCGGCAAACCAGAAGGCAACGCTCTGTCCATCGGCATCGGGCAGATCTTTGGTGGCCTTTTCTACGCGCTGCTTGAACGAATCGATGAGTTCTTCGCCGCGGCTTTGGACGTCGAAAATTTCTGCCAACTGAGTGATCTCTTCGTAGATCATCTCAGGGGTCAGCGCAGAGCTGCGCGTACCGCCGGCGTTGATGCTCTCGCCGTTATCGCAGTCGGTTGGTGAAAGGTAGGTGGGGATGCCGGTTTCTTCAAAACGCTCGCGAGGGGCAACGCCGCCTTCTTTTTTGAAGTGGCGCCCAAAGGAGGCGGTGATGAAGTCCGGGTCAGTATCGAGGACGACCTCATAGCTTGGTGCGTTATCGGAAAGGCGCGGCACGTTCTTATTTGCCTGCTCAAGCTCGGGAAGGATCGGATCCGTCCAGGAGGCGGTTCCAACGATTTTATCTTGTAGCCCCAAGGACAGCAGGATTTCTGTGGAGCCTTGGTCCAAGGAAACGACTCGGCTGGGCGCCTCGTCGATGGTGATAGACTCTCCGCAGTTTTCAATGCTGATTGGATACTGCGTATGACCTTCGACATTGACGGATGCTTGGACGTTTGAGTTTTCTACTTCTTCAGAAGCACCGCAGGCAACCAGTGCACAACTCAAAGTCACTCCGATACCTACTAGCCCAAGCGTTTTGCGTTGTTGGAACATGCGTATTCCTTATTTTTACCAAGGGAAACAATTCCCGCTTGCGAGTGTCAGCCTAGGAAAATAACCGACATATCTTGGAAAAATAAGGTTAGCATAGCCAAATTTAGAAGGATGTCGATGGTGGATCCTGGAAGTCCAAACCACCAAATACAAAAGGAAGACTCCCGTTCAACGTATGCTGCTCTCGGGAGTCTTTCTAGGCACGAGCCTGGGCACTACTTCTTGCGGTTACCCGCCTTGACTACGCGCTTGGTGGTCTTCTTCACGGCTTTCTTCGTGGCCTTCTTTTTGGTGGCGCGCTTAGTGGTCTTCTTCGGACCTTCGGCGGCTTGCTTTGCCCTGCGCTCAGAGAGCAATTCATTCGCGCGGGCGTCGGTAAGCTTCAGCGGATCATCGCCACGACGTAGCGAGGCATTCGTCTCACCATCGGTGACATAGGGGCCAAAGCGGCCATCTTTCACGCTCATGGGCTTGCCCGAGACGTCATTATCGCCGAGCTGTTTAATCGCAGAAGGCGTGGCGCCACGGCCGCGGCGCTTCGGTTCGGCGTAGATTCGCCGAGCCTCGTCCAGGGTGATCTCGAAGATTTGCTCCTCGCGGTTGAGTGAGCGCGAATCGTTGCCCTTCTTCAAGTAAGGGCCGTAGCGGCCGTTTTGGGCAGTGATAACTTCCCCATCGCTGGGATCCACGCCTACCTCGCGGGGCAGGGAGAGCAACTGCAGAGCCTGTTCAAGCGTGACGGTGGAGGGCTCCATGGACTTAAACAGCGAGGCCGTCTTGGGCTTCAGCGTCTCTTCCACGATCTGGTTGATGCGCTTTTCCTTCTGCGCGGCAGCCGTCTTGGTGCCCCAGTTCTTCGCACGCTTACCCTCAGCCTTGCGCTGCTCATCTTCCTCGGCACGCTCGGCGGCGACGATCTCCTCGGCCTTGGCCTCGGCCTTTTCGCGTTCATCGTCATTGACCAGCTCCGTGACATACGGCCCGAAGCGGCCTTCCTTTGCCACGATCATGCGCTCATTTTCGGGATTGCGCCCCAGCTCACGCCCCGACTGCGGGGTAGCAAAGAGGCGCTCGGCGAATTCGAGGGTGAGCTCATCGGGCGTGGTGGAATCAGTAAGGTTGGCGCGCTGATACTCAGGCTCGCCGTCCTTGGTGCCTACCTGGCGTTCGATATAGGGGCCATAACGGCCCACGCGCACGTTGATAGCGCGGCCTTCGGCGTCGTCGAAGAGGTGCAGGGAGTTCACCGAACGAGCATCGATGTGCTCCAAGTTGTCACCAACCAGCGCCTTCAAACCGCCCTGGCGGGCGATGGATTCCGCCGTGGCTTCCGAAGCCTCAGCATCCCCAAAGTAGAAGCCGGTGAGCCAATCAGTACCGTTCTCGTGGCCAGCGGCGATTTCATCCAGCTCGTCTTCCATCGAGGAGGTGAAGTCGTAGTCCACCAGCGCGGAGAAGCTATCTTCCATCAGCCCCACAACGGCAAAGGCAACCCAGCTTGGCACCAGTGCATTGCCGCGGGAGAACACATAGCCGCGATCCTGGATGGTCTTGATAATCGAGGCATAGGTAGAAGGACGGCCAATGCCGAGGTCTTCCATCTTTTTCACCAACGACGCCTCGGTGTAGCGGGCAGGCGGATTGGTGTTGTGCTCTTCGGCGCTCAACTTGTTCACGCCCAGGTCATCCCCCTGCGAAAGGCGCGGCAGGTGCTTTTCGGCGTTGTCGGCTACATCGCGGCCGTCGGCAAGCTTGGAGGTTTCAACATAGGCGCGCAGGAAGCCAGGGAAGGTGATTGTGCGGCCTGTGGCGGCGAATTCGACGGCGTTACCCAACGCCTCGCCAGCGATGGTCACCTTCATGGACGTGCCCTTGGCGTCAGCCATCTGCGAGGCGACGGTGCGCTGCCAAATCAGCTCATAGAGTTTGAACTCTTCGGCGTCGAGCTGCGAATGAAGCTGGCCAGGGGTGGCAAAAGATTCACCGGCGGGCCGGATTGCCTCGTGTGCTTCCTGGGAGTTTTTCACCTTGCGGTCATAGCGACGCGGACCGTCTGCTACGTACTCCTTGCCGTAGAGCGAAATTGCCTGCTCACGAGCGGCCTGAATGCCCTGCTCGGACAGCGTCGTGCTGTCAGTACGCATATAGGTGATGTGGCCATTTTCGTAGAGGCGCTGCGCAATGCGCATGGTGCGCTCGGAGGTGAAGTGCAGCTTGCGGCCGGCCTCCTGCTGCAGCGTGGAGGTCATGAATGGCGCGTAGGGGCGGCGGGTGTAGGGCTTTTCCTCCACCTTCGCCACCTGCATTGGGGCGCCCTGTAGGGCGTCTGCCAGTGCCGTGGCCTGATCGCGCTCGATGCGCACGGCGTCAGAGGTGAGCTCACCTCGATCGTTGAAGTCACGGCCAGTGGCAACGCGCTGGTTGTTCAGGCTCACCAGGCGGCCCATGAAGGTGCGCGGGTTGCCGTCCTGCGCGGGTTTTCCGGTATCGAACTCGGCCTCGAGGTCCCAGTACTCGGCGGAAACGAAGCGCATGCGTTCACGCTCGCGTTCCACGATGACGCGGGTAGCCACAGACTGCACACGACCTGCCGAAAGGCGCGGCATGACTTTCTTCCACAGAACCGGGGACACCTCGTAGCCGTAGAGGCGGTCGAGGATGCGTCGGGTTTCCTGAGCATCCACCAGGTGCTCGTCAAGATCGCGGGTGTTCTCAGCCGCGGCTAGGATCGCTGGCTTGGTGATCTCGTTGAACACCATGCGTTTGACGGGCACCTTGGGTTTGAGAACCTCCAAGAGATGCCAAGCAATTGCCTCGCCTTCGCGGTCGGGGTCTGTGGCGAGCAGGAGTTCGTCGACAAGCTTGAGCTTTGCCTTGAGGTCGGACACTTTCTTCTTTTTGTCGGCGCTGACCACGTACAGGGGCTTGAAGCCGTCCTCAGTATTGACACCCAGGCGCGCCCAGGGCTCCTTCTTGTACTTCGCAGGCACGTCGGCGGCACCGCGCGGCAGGTCGCGGATATGACCCACGGACGCCTCCACGATGTAGTCATTGCCAAGGTAGGGCGCGATTTTCTTCGCCTTCGTGGAGGACTCAACGATGACGAGGCGCTTGGTGCCGGATGTTTCAGCCATAAAAGGTGAAAACCTCAATTCAAAACACTGCGAATTTGTAGTTTCAGCCGACTTTGCTTCGGGCTCTTGCCCACGCAAATTCATTCCTTATATATAAGGGATGCCCCTGCGCACAAAGGTCTAAGCAAGCAGCATAAGCAGTAAAGCGCCCTAGGGCACAATCGCGGGGGCAAAAGTGACGCCGCTTACTTAGCTTTTCGACGTTCCACCGTGGCCTTCCAGGCGCCGAAACCGGGCCGCAGAGCCGCCGCGCAAAAGCCCCGGACATGCAGAAACACGCCATCCCTTACGGGATGACGTGCTCAAAAGTCTTATGCGGCGCGCTTAGAGAGCGTGCACCTGCTGAGCCTGCGGGCCCTTAGCGCCTTCGCCGACCTCGAACTCAACGCGCTGGTTTTCTTCGAGGGTACGGAAGCCGTTGCCCTGAATTTCTGAATAGTGAACGAAGACGTCAGCGGAGCCGTCCTCGGGAGCGATGAAGCCGAAACCTTTTTCGGCGTTGAACCACTTCACAGTACCCTGTGCCATGTTGTAAAACCTTACTTCTTTGAAAAACCTTCGGCGATTACCGAATTGTCGTGGGAGCCGTTCATTCCACACTTCGAGCATCACCGCGGGATAGAATTCCCGCAGATCGCGTTAGTAAAAAATGCACCAGCGTTGCTGCTGGATGCGGCGACCAAAGCCCAGTGTGTCACGCTTTCACATTTGGCGCTTGGTAAGCACTACCCCCGCTTACACGAGCAAAGCAGCTGAAATGCTTGGTTAGCGCAGGTCAGGGAAAGATCCAGGAAGGGATTTTCATGCAAGATTTCAACCCCGTTGCGGGTGCTCAGCTCGGCCTAGAGCTTGCGGCGAGTGTGAAAAACCGCTTCGCCGAGGAGTCTTGCACCCACCTCACCACCATCCCGCCGCGCCCGTCGATCACCGCAGATTGGCCGGAGTGGGTCTTGCCTGAGTTACGCGAATACCTCATTGACCAGGGCATCAAAGCCCCGTATTCGCACCAAGTTGCCACCGCAGAACACGCCTGGCAGCGCCGCCACGTTGTGGTTGCCACAGGCACGAGCTCAGGAAAATCCCTGGGATACCTCATGCCCATTTTGAGCAAACTTGCAATAAATCCGCAGGCCACAGCGCTGTACCTCACTCCCACCAAAGCGCTCGGATCCGATCAGCTCGGCAACGCACTCGCGCTCACCGCCGCGATACCCCAGCTTTTCGACGTCCACCCGTGCGCCTACGACGGCGATACCCTCAAAGAAGCGCGAGCTGGAATTCGCGAGCAATCGCGGTGCGTATTTTCCAATCCCGACATGCTCCACGCCGCAATCCTGCCTCATCACAGCCGGTGGATGCGCTTTCTGCGCCACCTGCAGTTTGTGGTGGTAGACGAGTGCCACACCTACCGGGGCGTATTCGGTGCAGGCGTATCGCTGGTGCTGCGCCGCCTGCTTCGCATTGCCCGGCGTTATGGCGCCAGCCCCACCGTCATCTTCGCCTCGGCAACCGCCGCCGACCCTGCTGAGCACGCCACATTGCTCATTGGCGAACCGGTGCAGGCGGTCACTGAAGATGGCGCACCAAGTGGTGCCCGAACCGTCATGCTGTGGGAACCCGGATTCATCGAGGGCGCAACGGGTGAGCACGGCGCCCCGGTCCGGCGAGCCGCCTCCACCGAAGCCGCCGGAATGATGGCCACCCTCATCGCGGAAGGCGCGCGCACGCTCACGTTCGTGCGTTCCCGGCGCGGTGCCGAGGTGGTTGCCATGCGCACCGCAGAAGAACTGGTGGGGATGGGTCGTTTGCAGGACGCACGCAGGATTGCCGCGTACCGCGCGGGCTATCTTGCGGAAGATCGCCGGCGCCTCGAACAGCAACTCGATTCCGGCGAGCTGCTTGGTGTTGCCTCAACGAATGCGCTTGAGCTGGGGATTGATGTGGGTGGATTGGACGCGGTGATTACAGCTGGGTTTCCTGGAACCATCGCGAGTTTCTGGCAGCAGGCCGGCCGCGCTGGACGCCGGGGGCAGGGCTCCTTGGTGGTGCTGGTGGCGCGCGATGAACCAATGGATACATACCTGGTGCATCACGCGGAGGCGCTCCTTACTCGCCCTGTGGAACGCACGGTATTCAATCCTCATAATCCCCACATCCTCAGCGGACACCTCTTATGCGCGGCGGAGGAGTTGCCGCTCACCGAAAGCGAAGTGGATGCACTTGGTGCGCGAGACATAGCCGAAGCGCTGGCGGCGCAGGGGCTGATGCGGCACCGCCCTCGTGGCTGGTTCGCACTTCCTCAACCCGGCGCGCCCGACGTTCACGCGCAGGTGAATTTGCGCGGCAGCGGACAGCGGATTTCCATTGTGGATCACAGCGATGGCCGGTTATTGGGCACGATCGATGCCGCAACGGGCATGGCACAGGTACACCCCGGCGCGGTGTACCTTCACCAGGGCGAATCCTTTGTGGTGGACAAGCTCTTGCTTGACGATCATGTTGCACTCGTGCACCCGGACGCTCCCGCCTATAGCACTCATGCGCGCACCACTACCGACATCCGCATCATCGGTGTCGATGACTCGGTGCAAAACCCCTCCCCCGGCTTTTGGTTGAGCAACGTGGACGTTGAGGTGACCGATCAAGTAGTGGGCTACACCGTGAAGGCGAGCGACGGAAGCGTTTTGGAAACTGTGCCACTGGATCTGCCGCCCCAGCAGTTACGCACCCGGGCCGTCGCGTACACCGTTGATCCTTTGGTGCTGCAACAACTTGGTGTCGACGACGTTCCGGGCACCCTCCACGCCGCCGAACACGCGGCGATTGGTATGTTGCCACTCATTGCTACGTGCGATCGTTGGGATATCGGAGGTGTGTCCACCGCAGAGCACCCCGATACAGGTCTGCCAACGGTGTTTGTGTACGACGGGCACCCGGGCGGTGCCGGCTTTGCCGATTGTGGATTCCAACGCTTTGGGCAGTGGATTGCTGCAACCTTTGAGGCGGTTCGCAGTTGCGAGTGCGAATCCGGGTGCCCCTCCTGCGTGCAGTCTCCAAAGTGCGGGAATGGCAACCAGCCTTTGGACAAGGCTGGTGCTATCCAACTGCTGGGTGCCATGTGCACGATGCTTGGTTTCACGCCCTAGGATGCTGTTTCTTGGATCTGGCCTGCGCGCGCTGCCGCCACCTGGCCGCCGATGTTCGCCTGAATCTGCACATCACCTCCCTCGCTATCACAGGTAAGCATCTGCGCCTGGTTGGCTTCGAGCACTTGGGTGGCAACGGGGCACCCGAAGCGCCCCTCAGCCTCGGCATATGCCCCGGCTACCGCTGCCATGTCTGCAGCTACCTGCGCCTGGTGAGTGTGAATGACCGCGCTGGCTGCGAGCAGCAACACACCGAGTACTAAGGCCAATGCGGCTGCGATCCCCGCCGCGAGAATCGTGGCATTCCCCTGCTCATCAATCACCTTGGACTTCATGCACCACCTCCTGCGGAAATTGCGCACTCGCTTTCATCGTCCCGAAAGGCGATGGCACCCTGGCTTCACTTCGGATCATGCCGTCACTGGTGGAAATTTCAACCTCACCCTTGGGAGCCTCGAATGCTTCGCCGATGGCGTAAGCCCTCGCCGCCGCCCCAGCGATGTCCACGGCTTGCACATACGCCGCCAGAGTTGCCAACGCTGCCACCATCAAAGCGCACAGCAACAACAAGGCGGTACTGGCGATCGCTGCTTCGATGCTGACGCTTCCGCGTTGGTCAACCAGACGGCTGTGGATGGATCGCTTCATGGTGCTTTTAGCCCGGGGAGTTATTGAGCGCTGAGGTGATGATGCTTTCGAGCGCATCGGAGACTGACCCGGAGGACACAACCAGGTAGAGGGCTGCGGCGAGCGCCGCCGCTGCGAGCGAGCCCATTGCATATTCAATGGTGCTCATGCCCTCCTCATCTGTGTAGAGCTTGTAAATTCGGGCGATCATTGCTTGCTGAATCATGGTCTTGAACACTCCTTCATTGAAATCTTTGCTTTTCTAGAACATGCTGCTGCCAAGTTGGTACAGCACTGGCAGCAACCCGAGCACGAAGAACGCGGGCAGAAAACAGACGGTCAGCGGCATGGCGATGAAGACTCCTGCGCGCTCTGCGCTCGCCACCGCGTGCGCTTCGGCGCCCTGCTGGAGCTGTTGGGCGATGCCCTTAAGCCCCGATTCCATGGATGCCCCGCTGTTGCTGGATGTTTGCCCGATGGCGCTGATACCTTCGAGCCCCTGGACGTTGGCGATGGGCGCCCACGCCTGTTGAGCTGAAATTCCCATGTGCAACATGGTGGCTGTTTGTTCCCACGCTCTTGCGGTGCTGGCAGTGGCGCTTTCCGCCACCGCCGTCACTGCTGCTGCGGGATTGAGCCCGGCTTGTACGCAAGCCACGTACAGTTCCAGGTCACCCGCAAGCTCGTGCGGATCAACGCTTGATCCAGCAGCAAACTTTTGCAGCAGCGAACGCGCCCAGGGTGGTGGTTCACGGGCGCGAATCCGATGCACGGCGCCCGTGTCCGTAGCCCCATGGATACGTGCGCTGATGCCGATTCCACCAGGCCACGATGCGACGGCCAGACAGATCAGAGCCAGAATGGTCATGATGTTGCACCCCTGATGATTCTTTGGGTCCACAGCAGCCCACTGCTGATCAATACGATGCCGATAAGCAGCATGCAGTTTCCGATGAAGCTGCTCACCAGTAGCTGCGGAACGTTCACGCCCATCGCTGCGCCTAAGAGCATCCCCACTAGTGGCAGTGCGCAGAGGATCGCAGCGGTGGCCTTCGGCCCTTGCATTGCCGCGTTGGTGCGCTGGCGATGGTGCAGGCGGGCTCGTAGTTGTCGTTCGGCATTTTCCAGCAGGGGTGCCATGGCGATGCCGTGGCGTTCTGCAATTCGCCAACAATGTGCCACGGTGCGAAGGTCCGGCATCTGTTCGCAGTAGTGCTCTAATTGAGCACTGGCGCCACCGCCGGTGTGCAGGCTACGAGCCGCTGCCGCGAATGCTGTGGCGGCTGGTTCGTATTGATGTTGTTGCGCAGCATGTTCGAGGCAATCTCCAAGGCTGGCTCCGCAGCGAAGTTCGCTGACGCACATGCCCAGCATTTTCGATAACGTTTGGCGCTGTTGCTGCTGCCTGCGCTCCTTCTGCATGTCTCGGAATACTTTCCACCCGGCTGCGAGCAACACGAGCGCGCTAGCGAACAACAACACATAGCGGGCGAGCAGCGGCGCGACCAGCAGCACTGCACCAACTAGGACGAAGCGGGCTGATGTGGAGCTGGACTTCCTGCGCTGTATTCGCCTTACAGGTGCCGGAGGAACCCATGCCGAAGCCAACACGATCACGATTAGCGGTGCTAGCTCGCCGATGAAACTTTGCCTCATTGCTGCCCCCAATCCACGTCACATTGCCCGTTGCTTCGGGCATCCCACAGCAACTCCACCTCCACGGGGTTGCCCCGCAACACACCTATTTGATGGAGTGTTCTTCCGCTGCTGCTTCGCTTCATCGCCAACAGCACAGGTGCCGCAGCGGCAAGCTGGGAATGCAGCGCGTGTTGCTGCAAACCACCGAGCGCCGCTAGTGCTTCAACGCGCGCCACCGCCTCAACAACGGTGTTGGCATGCAAGGTGCCAGCGCATCCTTCGTGGCCGGTATTCAATGCGGCCAAGAGGTCCACCACTTCGGCACCTCGGATTTCTCCTAGCACAATTCGGTCCGGCCGCATGCGCAAGGATTGCCGAAGCAAATCAGCCATGCTGATCGCCCCTTTGCCCTCCACATTTTCGGTTCTGCTGAGCAGCGAGATGGCGTGGGGGTGATTGGGTTTGAGTTCTGCTGTGTCTTCGATGCAGATGATGCGCTCATGCTCGTGCACTTGGCTGAGCAGCGCACTCAGCAGCGTGGTTTTCCCACTGCCGGTTCCTCCGATGATGAGCACCGATTTTCTTGCCGCCACGAGGTTGCGAAGGCAGTCCGCCACGGAGGTATCAAAGGTGCCGCTGCGCTGCAACTGATCGATGCTGGTGGTTGCCTGGCGTAACACGCGAAGTGAAATGCAGGTGCCGGATTCACTGGGCGGGCTCAACATTGCGTGCACTCTGAGTGCGGTGCCGTCTTGGCGTTGGAGGCGTCCGTCGGCAAAGCATTGGGCGTCGTCAAGCCTGCGCCCCGACGCAACGAGCAAGCGGGTGGCGAGTTTGCGCACTTCGGCGTCAGAACCGAAGGTCACAGCAGCCCGTTCCAAACCCCGCCCCCGGTCAAACCACACTCCGTGAACGCCATTGACCAGCACATCGGTCACGCCTTCAATCGCAAGGACAGACTCGAGCCTGCCCACCCCCTGGGATTCGTGGCGCAATTGGCGCAAAATGTTGATTACCTCCACGTCGCTCATGACGCCACCGGAGACTTCGCGAACCATCTGCGCACGCTGCGTCTCATTCGTGTCTGGTGTTTGGGCAAGCTTGCGCTGGACTGCTTCGATGAGTGCGTCTCGCTGCATCATGCTGCCTCGATTGCTTGCAGCAGATTCATTGCGGTGCGCCGCAGCGTCTTGGGCACCGCAATGAGGCCCTCAAGTTCCATCATCTTGCTCAGTCGCGACATGTTGGGTAGCTCAGCGACAATGCGGACCCCGCTGATGTTCTCTGCCTCCTCACAATCCAGCCCGGACCACGTCCGATGCCGTAAGACGCCCACGCTCAGCACGTGCCGCTGCTGCAACTGCCGCTGCAATTCCGCCGCTGCCGCCGCTGCGCGCACTTCTGCGGGAATGACCACCACCGCCACATCGACTACTTCAAGGGCGGCATGGGCAAGTTCGCTGCCCAGTCGGGCATCAATCACCACGTCCATGGATCCGAGCAGGGCGCGGGTGGCTGCTTGCAATTTCTCGGCGTGCAAGCAGCGTTCACCTCCCCGCGCTGCCGTCAGCACGGGAACCCCATTGAGGCTGTGAGGAAGCGCCCGCGCGAGTTCTTCACCGGAGACTCCCGCAACGTCGCCACCGAGGTCATTCCACCGAAGTCCTGGCTGATCTTCGATGCCGAGGGCAAGATCGCAACCGCCTGAGTAAGGATCGGCATCAATGAGCACCGCTCCCGCGATTTCGTGCGCAAGGCCA from Corynebacterium gerontici includes these protein-coding regions:
- a CDS encoding DEAD/DEAH box helicase → MQDFNPVAGAQLGLELAASVKNRFAEESCTHLTTIPPRPSITADWPEWVLPELREYLIDQGIKAPYSHQVATAEHAWQRRHVVVATGTSSGKSLGYLMPILSKLAINPQATALYLTPTKALGSDQLGNALALTAAIPQLFDVHPCAYDGDTLKEARAGIREQSRCVFSNPDMLHAAILPHHSRWMRFLRHLQFVVVDECHTYRGVFGAGVSLVLRRLLRIARRYGASPTVIFASATAADPAEHATLLIGEPVQAVTEDGAPSGARTVMLWEPGFIEGATGEHGAPVRRAASTEAAGMMATLIAEGARTLTFVRSRRGAEVVAMRTAEELVGMGRLQDARRIAAYRAGYLAEDRRRLEQQLDSGELLGVASTNALELGIDVGGLDAVITAGFPGTIASFWQQAGRAGRRGQGSLVVLVARDEPMDTYLVHHAEALLTRPVERTVFNPHNPHILSGHLLCAAEELPLTESEVDALGARDIAEALAAQGLMRHRPRGWFALPQPGAPDVHAQVNLRGSGQRISIVDHSDGRLLGTIDAATGMAQVHPGAVYLHQGESFVVDKLLLDDHVALVHPDAPAYSTHARTTTDIRIIGVDDSVQNPSPGFWLSNVDVEVTDQVVGYTVKASDGSVLETVPLDLPPQQLRTRAVAYTVDPLVLQQLGVDDVPGTLHAAEHAAIGMLPLIATCDRWDIGGVSTAEHPDTGLPTVFVYDGHPGGAGFADCGFQRFGQWIAATFEAVRSCECESGCPSCVQSPKCGNGNQPLDKAGAIQLLGAMCTMLGFTP
- a CDS encoding Rv3654c family TadE-like protein — translated: MKSKVIDEQGNATILAAGIAAALALVLGVLLLAASAVIHTHQAQVAADMAAVAGAYAEAEGRFGCPVATQVLEANQAQMLTCDSEGGDVQIQANIGGQVAAARAGQIQETAS
- a CDS encoding DUF4244 domain-containing protein, encoding MIQQAMIARIYKLYTDEEGMSTIEYAMGSLAAAALAAALYLVVSSGSVSDALESIITSALNNSPG
- a CDS encoding type II secretion system F family protein; the protein is MTILALICLAVASWPGGIGISARIHGATDTGAVHRIRAREPPPWARSLLQKFAAGSSVDPHELAGDLELYVACVQAGLNPAAAVTAVAESATASTARAWEQTATMLHMGISAQQAWAPIANVQGLEGISAIGQTSSNSGASMESGLKGIAQQLQQGAEAHAVASAERAGVFIAMPLTVCFLPAFFVLGLLPVLYQLGSSMF
- a CDS encoding type II secretion system F family protein — translated: MRQSFIGELAPLIVIVLASAWVPPAPVRRIQRRKSSSTSARFVLVGAVLLVAPLLARYVLLFASALVLLAAGWKVFRDMQKERRQQQQRQTLSKMLGMCVSELRCGASLGDCLEHAAQQHQYEPAATAFAAAARSLHTGGGASAQLEHYCEQMPDLRTVAHCWRIAERHGIAMAPLLENAERQLRARLHHRQRTNAAMQGPKATAAILCALPLVGMLLGAAMGVNVPQLLVSSFIGNCMLLIGIVLISSGLLWTQRIIRGATS
- a CDS encoding TadA family conjugal transfer-associated ATPase, with translation MMQRDALIEAVQRKLAQTPDTNETQRAQMVREVSGGVMSDVEVINILRQLRHESQGVGRLESVLAIEGVTDVLVNGVHGVWFDRGRGLERAAVTFGSDAEVRKLATRLLVASGRRLDDAQCFADGRLQRQDGTALRVHAMLSPPSESGTCISLRVLRQATTSIDQLQRSGTFDTSVADCLRNLVAARKSVLIIGGTGSGKTTLLSALLSQVHEHERIICIEDTAELKPNHPHAISLLSRTENVEGKGAISMADLLRQSLRMRPDRIVLGEIRGAEVVDLLAALNTGHEGCAGTLHANTVVEAVARVEALAALGGLQQHALHSQLAAAAPVLLAMKRSSSGRTLHQIGVLRGNPVEVELLWDARSNGQCDVDWGQQ
- the ssd gene encoding septum site-determining protein Ssd codes for the protein MKQQAVLIAITDPTLHSEASHVAAASGREVISTADPREITRIAPKAAAVLVDATTAHHVAKLPTHRAVLLSAEPGPVDWQLAMEIHAEAAMLLPAQAPELLELIGREDEPPPGEHTAIMVCGAAGGAGSTTLAAGLAHEIAGAVLIDADPYSGGCDLALGIEDQPGLRWNDLGGDVAGVSGEELARALPHSLNGVPVLTAARGGERCLHAEKLQAATRALLGSMDVVIDARLGSELAHAALEVVDVAVVVIPAEVRAAAAAAELQRQLQQRHVLSVGVLRHRTWSGLDCEEAENISGVRIVAELPNMSRLSKMMELEGLIAVPKTLRRTAMNLLQAIEAA